The sequence below is a genomic window from Stigmatopora nigra isolate UIUO_SnigA chromosome 4, RoL_Snig_1.1, whole genome shotgun sequence.
TGGGTACATACCAGTATAACAGCATACCAGTGGCGCTAGTTAGTTCTTATATGGTATACTGAGAAAATAGATTGTGAATATTCAAAGAAAAGCACAAATTTGGTTTTTCCATTCAACCGGTGTCATAAGAAATCTAAGACACACTAGCTCACTCACTCTAATTACTACGGATTCAACTGCTGTTACCTGTGGAGGCAGAGGTCAAGGGGTTATGTACATCTGTCCATCTGGGGTCCATTACTGCTTAGAGGGGATCATTCCTGCTTTGCTGCTACACATACCCCTGTGAAGTCAAAAAATGGTAATTTCAGAGGCTGTGGGAACACATGTTACAAGATAAATTAGCTATCATATGGAAGTGGTGCAGCTTTCAGCACAGGAAGAGCACAATTAATTGTGTTTGTCATCAGACTTTCTTACAAGACCgaaatgtttttgctttttggtAGTGTTTACTGTGTGACACACATGGCCAGATTTATTGAAAAAGCCACAGCTGAGACACTGGTGACTGGATCCGGCTTGCCACATTTGTTTGCCCCACAAACATAATCATTGTGAATTGACTCCATGGGTGTCGCTACAGAAGCGAGAGAATATTTACTGCTTATttgctctttttaaaaatgtaagaacAATCCCGAATAcagtaaaaatatttgatttaaaaagagtaaAAGCAATATGcttttctgttattttaaatttaaatcaaataaatacaaagaaattgttgacacttttccccatttttaattaaaaaaaagcaacaaaaaatatatgaattaagGACTATTATCCAAttacttctttaaaaaaaaaaaaaaaaatatatatatatatatatatatatatatagattatattatataatatagagAGTATTTGGAAAATAGTTAGGCTAATTATTTCTCTAAACAAGGTTAACAATCAATTTGTCGATTAATTGTGGAAGACAAAATAGTCTTCTAAAGAAACTCAGAACTAGTTTCTGACAATACATTCATGATAAACattctgtgctttttttttgtagttaagATGACCGCCGATTTGGGAGGCAATGTTACTTTGCCGTGCCGTCTCCCACAACACATCTCCAGTTTCTTTAACGTTGGCATCCGTGTCAAATGGACCAAGATTGCCGAGGACGAGGCTCTTAATGAGGATGTGCTGCTATCCATGGGCTTCCACAAGAAAACCTACGGGAGCTTCGAGGATCGCGTCTATCTGCAGGAACAGGATAGCGATGATGCTTCCTTGGTGATGACTGACCTTTCCATGGATGATTCAGGGACGTACCGTTGTGAGATCATCAATGGAATGACAGATTCCATACAAGAGGTTTCCTTGGAGGTGCAAAGTGAAATGAATGATGGTAAATTATTTTGGCTCCTAACTTATTGTCGGCTGTGAATTAACAAATATTCACATTGACCAAACAGTAACGTTGacattttccaattttaaaGACACAAACTAAGCAAATAGATCTACAAAACTCCTGATTTCTCAACAGGCTGAATGTTCTTTCATGTCTATAATAATCAGAAATTATAGATTTATAGTTTTAGATACTCAAATTTGACTGGTTAAACTGTTACTGGCATCGATGAAATGACTTCAACCACTCTTatagccttttttttatttgcacggTTAAGctttaataaaatgaaattctGTTTCTGTTTTCCGAACAATTAAACAAGATTGTGAAATGCCCATGATAAAAGTGGCATCTGTGATTTTAACGGTTTGAATGGTATCATCTCTATCATAGGAGTGGTGTTCCCCTACTCACCACCTGTTGGTCGCTACAGCTTTAACTTTCAAGAGGCTGTGCAGGCTTGTATGGATCAGGATGCGGTAGTTGCCAGTTTTGAAGACCTGTTCCGAGCCTGGAAGAGCGGCCTGGACTGGTGTAATGCAGGCTGGCTGGATGACGGTACTGTGCAGTATCCCATAACAAAGCCCAGGGAACCCTGTGGCGGTACCGAAATGGGTCCAGGCCTGAGAAGCTACGGTCGCCGTGACAAGTTCCTCAGCCGCTTTGATGTATTTTGCTTTGCCACTCCACTGAAGGGTGAGGATACTTAGTTgttgttttggggatgttttCAATGATTCAATGAATTTAATCTTTAattctaatatatatatttatatatatatatatatatatatatatatatatatatatatatatatatatatatatatatatatatatatatatatatatatatatatatatatatatatatatatatatatatatatatatatatatatatatatatatatatatatatatgtatatgtatatatatatatatatatatatatatatatatatatatatatatatatatatatatatatatatatatatatatatatatatatatatatatatatatatatatatatatatatatatatatatatatatatatatatatatatatatatatatatatatatatatatatatatatatatatatatatatatatatatatatatatatatatatatatatatatatatatatatatatatatatatatatatatatatatatatatatatatatatatatatatatatatatatatatatatatatatatatatatatatatatatatatatatatatatatatatatatatatgtatatattgtatatttctatatatatgtaatatatattacAAAGGTGgagagtggaaaataaaagtTGTTGTTAAAGAAAAGTAATGATACCTGACAATTCCTTTCCACTGCCATTTTAATGAAAGAAatcagaaaagaagaaaaaaaggcatgagTAATACAGTTGGACAGGATTTAGTCCACACATGGCCCTTAATTCAGTGCTGCGGTGAAtacatttctgtcattttcagTTGTTTGTGTCATTTATAAAAGGAATGTGGTGAAACTAATTTGAATTTTTGGAAGGTAGTAAATGTgctcaaactccacacaggcgatTTCTACTGGCTGACTCAGCCCAACAGGCTCAACTTCGTCGAGGCCGTCCAAGCTTGCCACGATGACGGTGCCGAAATTGCCAAGGTGGGGCATATGTTCGCCGCTTGGAAGCTGGAAGGCTACGATCGTTGCGACGCCGGCTGGTTGGCTGACGGCAGCGTGCGCTACCCTATCTCCAGACCCCGCAAGAACTGCAGCCCGACAGAGGCTGCGGTGCGTTTTGTTGCATTTCCGGACAAACAAGAAAGGCTCTATGGTGTCTACTGCTTTACTGCTTTAGGCCTGAGCCTTGATTAACCCATTACAAGCAATAACCACCAAAGAGCTGCAACCACAACCCCAAGAGTGTGCTTAGTCTTTGTATCCCGATGTGATAACATCCAGAAACTGTGGTTAAATTGGCCTATAATTTGCTGTCATTGACggttatagacgtccaatttaatTTTACTGCAAAGGGATGAATGAATGCTCATTCACTCACTCCcagacaaaatgaattggatgcctATCACCGCTAAagtcagtgaatgagttaagaagTCTAAATTCCATGTGCAATCATTTGAAGGAATAATAATAAACAGCGACAAGGGGCGGCGTATTTTTTCGCTATAGTGATTTTGCACTGCAAtgtcaaagtggaaaaatccAAACCAGTTCTGTTTTCGTTAAATAAACATAACTAAACTATTCAATACATTTCCAAAAACTTCTCTACATGTTCTGGGCTGCAGTTAACATGTTTTATTACAGCTTCAATtcttaaatgttttcatttcaaccacatgtgatgtttttttttaagccggtaaaatgaatgtatcatgaatgaatcaattaaaACTGTTGGAGATGCACTAAATGTATCAGCTGCCATAAAATTGACATGATTTTACTTTGtgtaatatccattttttttaatattacataAAAGCAGGAACAACAAGTCCAGTgatataaaataattttgactaacttttattcattttctgaaccactcatcctcacaaggatcatgtgggagtatatatatatatatatatatatatatatatatatatatatatatatatatatatatatatatatatatatatatatatatatatatatatatatatatatatatatatatatatatatatatatatatatatatatatatatatatatatatatatatatatatatatatatatatatatatatatatatatatatatatatatatatatatatatatatatatatatatatatatatatatatatatatatatatatatacatatatatatacacacacatatgttgAAAGGGCtgaaatgatgataataaaggGGCAAAAACTCTAATCAGTCACTTTGAGTTGTTTTTCTTCCCACGgtcagcatattttttttaaggaaaacctTACATTTGTAAGTGGTGCCAAATTAGAGGGATTCTAGACCAAACTATGGCTCAATGCACTTATTTATTCTTTAGCTTATTTGAGTTTGCATTAGACTGGCAGGCCGCACTAGTTAACAAAAGGAACAGTTGTCTGTCTCAAAGGCAGTCTGTTTTAATGCATGGGAATGGGGTCAGAGTTAGGTTGCTGCACCAGTGAAATGCCAGCTTGGTGAAAGGTCTATTGATGCAACGTCAATGTATGGTGCGACGCATAGAAAAGAACAGGGtttaaacaagaaaatacaCAAGGGTCTTTTAGGGGATTTCCTATGGTACTGACTGAATACAACCACACAGTGCAATCCTTAATTGTCCTCATTGGGTGCCATTAAGGGGGATGACGTCATATCCATCTTGGGAggtgtgtgtggggtgggggggggggtgatcaTTCTCTCCTCTCAGTCATAATAATttggatgtcaatggcagccaacatgTTAAAGTTGAAgcaggttgaaaaaaaaattgatgaccCATTTGAAAGGCAAATGATTGAACAACAGCGTCATCTGCTggtttgaatttgattttttttttaaataagggaCAGTACATATTGGTGAAATATGTGTATTAATGTaatgaatgtaaatatgtaagatggtagccgagggctaatttccatcttttgtcccttgtgcaggttgaaggtaaacaatgacaaacacacactaacacacacagcACAATTTTAGACATTATTGTGATCTCAATGTTGTTCATTCAAAATCCAgcttttaagatgattggcggaTTAAGAGGTTTGGAACAAAACTTATGAAATAAATGTGCTCATCATTTTAATGAATTATCTTTATTTCTTTGGTGAACTAAAGCAAAGTGTGAACAGGTTGaccttttaaaaagaataaaatcacAACATTTCAGACATTCACAGTGTGACACAagcattttttataaatataaaagtatattttgtgCACATTAAGACACTCAAGAGGACATTCACAAATAATTCCCAAAACAATTCAACTGTCCATTATTGCATAGAGaaatggaagattttgtcaTGTTTGCCAACGTCATCAGTGAGATTATCGCTGGCCAATAAAGTAGAAAAATGTAAGGATATTAAGGAGCATATACACAATAAACTATGAATCTCTGCTTAAATGTTCAAGCCTTTCAGAGAATTTCACAAAATACATTCTACCCACAATAGTCATAACTTTTCCCGAAGTGTAGCTCAAAAGTAGCAAATGAGAGCAACGTTCTGTGGTGTATACATTTAAACAGCATTATTTATTGTAAACATATTATAAATTCAGCAACACACATTTTATAAGACAACGGGTGGGCATTAAATatttattggatttttatttaGGAGGATCTTTCGATACATATTTTGGGCTCGTGGGTAGTTGGGTGTAAGACAAAAAGTCACTATTGTGATGGCAGAGGAGTTAGGAAGTGAAATCTCTGCTATATAAAGACTTTATTGTCtctaaataacaaataaatagtcaTTATAAATTCCCATGAACTACGTGAGCTTCGCAGAGCAATAAATATTCTGTCAGATTTGCATAGTTTGTCAGTTTATCATAGTTTGTCAGAGTAGCGTACCGGCATGATTGTCATAAAGCGCTTTTCCCCAATTGAATGTTGCTCAGTGATTTTTAATACTTAAAACTCTTTTACACGGGACTGATAAAATAATATATCCACAGCCTATTTTCGTATTGTAAGGCAGATGAATAGAACATTGATGTTGTCTCCTTAAATACGACATTTACTTAATACAATCAGAATTATCAAATGGCAAAAAGAAAActataaaaatgacagtatactCTAAATGTATTGACAATTGAATTTTGAAAAGAGCCGACCATACAACTTAAATAAATGCAGTCCATGCTGCGTCAAACTAGGTTAATACACAGTTACATTCATATAAGACCAAATAAAAGGATAAAACAATTTGAGCAACATTTAACTGTCTGTAAAAGAGCTACATAATCAAATGGGTATGATAATTTGATAGATTTATCTCCTGATAGTTTGGTGAAGGGAGAATAAGGCTGCCACACTAAATCctgttttaaaataacaaaacagtgaatctacatgtaaaaaaaaacagtcaatcaTACTAAATGCTACTACCATGAGTCAATGTGAGAAATGTAAACGTAACAAAAGATCCTCCTGCAGAAATCTATTCATTAACATTGTAGTTCAAGTTGGTACCTTTGAAAGCAGCCGCCACTTTAAAGGAAAGACAACACTTATCATAACTGACATTCCTGTAAAAGACTGTGCCGTCAGTTACACTTGCACATGTAAACAGTTTTTCTCCAATGTTACAAATCTGAAAAATATCCTTCTGTGTTCtttcattttataaattataatgattattttttgcttgTAAGGCCGTGATAAAGGTGTTGCCTTTCTCTTTAAGGATTAATTCCAAATCagtgttcatttaaaatgatgaaactACAACCTGAAATATAATCCGGCACGTCATCATaaagaattcatgtactacacAAGGTAAGCGCTATAAACTCACAAACTCTTTTTTGGTGTTTAATTAAGGAACACTTACGGCAATTTGAAATATCTCAGATGGAATTGACTATATTGAGCAATAGTCATGTCAGAAAGTGACAGTCAATGTTGCACTTTTTTGATAAGAAAAGTGCCCTTTTTTTGCAGTTCCAGTAGCCAAGTTTTTCTCCACGAAGGCAATTTTAAAACACAGTGTTTCTTAAGAGAAAAATCTCATCTTCTTTCGAAAGGCACTTCACAAAACATCACTGTAATCCAGAACGCAGGTCCTTTTTGTTTGTACTCCCTAGTTAGTGCGTGCTTCATATTTTCGGCACGGTTTTCGTTTTAAAACTACATGGAGCGATTGTACCTGCAATCAGATCCTTTTCCGTTTGTGTTCCAGTTCATCTCTTCGTCCCCTGTAGTGCTGATAATGCAGATGGAAGGTCTGATCTGGCCATTGTCTGAAGTTGTTGATGCTGTATAGATTTCTATGTTGGTGTTTCCTTAAGTAGCTTCTTTGATAATTGGATGCTGTTATGAGGAACAGGAAATTTAGCAGGAGAACTTTTTCTTTCGTTGAATGAATACTTTTATATTCTACTCACGGTTCATGCAGGTGATTTTTGGAGCATCCCAATGTCCGTCGCCACGACAACGAATTGTTGGGGGGTGCCTTTGAATGTAGCCTTTGCCGCACTGGTACCTGACCAATGAATTGACCTCATAGCGTTCACGTTGTCGCCCAAATGTTCTGGCATTCTCCACTTGAGGAGGCTGACTGCAAATCACTAATGAATACAAACAACAAATATAAAATGCTCAGAATGGAAActtataaagaaaataatttaggTTATTGGGTTACTAaaggtgataaaaaaaatcctgattgcTTCTAAAAAgttcctgggtttaaatccaggtcaagtCCATATGTGCGGAGTTTGcagggataggttccagcaccccccacaaccctaatgaagataaagcggttcagaaaatgaaatgatatgAGAGATGTTATATTACAAATTCAACTAGCAATTAGTCCAGTTTTTTTAGAATGGTGAGTTCAGTGTTGACTAGTTTAATTTCCCAAGAAAAGAACTCCCCAAAAGTTTTAATTACTAATTATTTCAATTAAATTactgtttacattttaaaataaataaacctgtTGATTTCTGTGAGGCCCTTCCAGTCCAGTGAACAAAGAAATCTTTACCTTAACCTATTCTAATACATTTCCACTGGGAGGACCAGCAgggattgaatgaatgaacagtaTTGTATGTCAATCACcatcaatgacactgaaacatgatcatttaaaGCCAACCATCCCAGTTTAAAGTGAGTTAAATATTCTGACTTGTCATGGTGATGTTTACCTGTGCCCTTCTTGCAAGTAAAGGTGAGGTGGTAGTTGCATGGAACGTCATTCCACTGGCCGTTCTCATGCCAAATCATCACCACGCAATCTTCTCCAGCAGAGAAGAAGCTGTCGGGCTGGTTGGGCCTCCAGTTTTCATAATTCTGCAATTTAAAACGTGTGGTCATTAATCGGGAAAGTATTGTGCTTTTATTCAACAGCCACAAGAGGTCGCCTCTGCAGGGGACTTTTATATTCCGTGTAGAATCCTGACAAAACTTTTCTTAATAATATGACATCTCTCATTTCCTCTCACAGTCTGCAAGCTTTACATTGCAATTACTATACCTTCATAGATGTACCGCTCATTTGcacatttaaacaacatgcacacAGCTGTAGTGGTGTGGGGTACAATTGACGTGACCTTAAGTCTTTCAACGCACTGTGGGTTCAAACAAAATTTTCAAaggtgtacacacacacacacacacacacacacacacacacacacacacacacacacacacacacacacacacacacacacacacacacacacacacacacacacacacacacacacacacacacacacaaacaaacaaaactataGCTAACTCCCCTCTGGACATCCTCACACACCCCAACCGACAACTCTACTACAAGTCTTGTGCCTGGGCTGTGCTACTGTCATTATAATTTTAAAGCATCCACATCTATATCACAACTACAGCAATAAATGTTAACAGCAAAATATTCACGGGTAAGATTTTAAGTACAGAGTAATAAAACATCaactaataaaaatgtatattcgaCCTGATTGGTAGACTAATTACCATTATCAGTGAgatttcaataaaaataattgcttgTAGCATAAGGGCCACTGGAAATATCAATTTTACAGTAATATTGGCATGATACTAAATAAAATATGTGAACAAGTCACAAAATCTGAGCAAATGTGAGTCTATAAGTGAGTGTGACCACCCATGCAGACCCCCCATATTGCTATGTCCATTTCTCTGTCTTTCTGCAGGCGGGCACAGGTGCCGTCCATCTGTGTTGTTTGCCTGCCTGGTGGCCCTTCTTCATCTAAGTGGCTGCCTGCCGTGAGAGGGGAGGGAGGAATGGGGTAGGGTGATCATACTTGTCCACGCCTGCCACACTATGCCCTCCATCTCCGACAAAAAGTGTCACATACACGGCCTCATTTGGAAAAGGCACTAAATAGGTGGTCTGTCCTTATCTTTAAACCCTGTCTGCTGAATAATCGTTCCCGAGAGAGCATCTACCCTGTACAGCACTAATGTACATAGCACTTAGACGCTTTTAATGTATACTGTCACTAATGGATAACAGGTAGAAAAATGTAATCACTGTACTTATaccatgttttttaaatgtatattatttaccctttcataagaaaaaaatatgacaatacaGTAATGATgaattatacataaaaaaaattatcagaCTTGACTTTCacatgtggacatcacattggTAATGTTTTCAACAGTGAAGAACTTGTAGAAAAATCAACAGTGCCCTCTAATAAAGGCTGTTCCTCTTTACATGAGTGCATCTGTCATTGACATGACGTCTAAATATTTAGACTGCTGCCCTGCCATGTTTGTTGAGGGGGCGTGGGGAAGAACTTTGAGAATGCCATCTATCTTACCGTAGGGCTGCCATCGGTCCAGCGGAAGTCACTATCAAACATCTTGTCGTTTAAGCCAATCCATTGATAATCATGTCCAAGACCTATCAACCAATACAGACAAAAGATTATATTTCTCACCCTTAAAAGGActgtttataaaagaaaaaaatgttttgcttttcagACACACCGTTGACAAACTGTTGCTCATCATGGGAGAGGATGCTGATAAGATGGGCTCCTTGCATGCGACATTCTCGCTCTGCTGCATCCCAGTTTTTTCGAATGGGGAAATACTTGTAGCAATGGCCCTGAAACTTGTGCCAGCCATATTCACAACTCTCGGTATCTGCAAGGAAACAGTGAGAAAGATTAGCAAAATGCAAATATAGAATACAATTTTTTACAGTCTGATCAATACAAGTGTCTTTTCATTTGAGGCTTTTGGCAGTACTGCTAAAAACTTAGTGAAACAGGAACAATCCATTTGAATAGTTATTATGTATTTACACAGCAAAAACTTACCCTCCTCACAAAAACGTCCAGCGTAACTCGGGAGGCAAACACATTGAATGCAAGCTATTCCATCAACACATGTGCCTCCATTGCGACAAGGGTTGGACTGACACTCatcaatatctttaaaaaacagaaaaaacggaAAATATATCCATTATTACTAACAAAccacaaaacaatttaaaaactgaTTTTGCTGAGGACATAGACATTTTCCAACCTGCTTCACAGCGATCACCGCCATAACCAGGTGCACAGCTACATGTTGGGATGCTACCACTCATCATGCAAGATCCTCCATTTAGACAAATGTTTTCAGCACATGAGTCAATTCCTAGagcattgaaaaatatatatcaacaaTTGTATTTGTTGATAAACAATCATAAAATTGAGAAACAAACCTGAAATTTCCACGGCCTCTTCTACAATTGTGCTCTCCTGGCTGGGTTCTAGAACAGGGAGTGAACTTGGGATTTCCCCTGATATATGTGTTTCACCTCCAGTGGCCAATGGAGGTGGAGTTATGTCATTGTCTAAATTGTCAACCAAGAGAGTGGATGATTGAGTAGTGCCAGGCAATGTGACTGATAGCTTATTATGGCTTTGGATCTTAGATGTTGTCGATGTAGTGAACACTTGGTCTTGTATTTGGTTGTATTGTGTTGCTGTATTCTTGCGATTTTCTAATCTGCTAGCGCTTTCAGAAGCTGGTTGAGGATTTGAAGAAGGTGTTGATTTTTGAACAGTAACACCTTCAGTATTGCTTATTCTGTCAACGAAACGACTCCCAGGAGGTTGGCTCGTAGACTGCGATGTGGCTTCAGTTGTTTTAATAATGTAATTGTCTTCTGGATTGCTTTCCACTAAATTGGGATTTGATACCACATAGTCTGGAGTCTCTTCACTTACTTCTTCATAAAAGCTGCCAGCTGGTGACGAGGTTACTCGGACATCTGTATGTGGAGTTTGTacaattttttcaccaattgttGAAGCTTGTTCATCTGTTGGGTCAATTGTAGCTAGATCCACTGAGGAAGACACAGGCTCTCTAGTGAAATCATCAAAAACACCTGTAGATGTAGAATCGGTTAGTGATACATCTTCAGAGGAGAAATTTGTGTCAGGACGATGGGTAAGAGTAATCTCTGAATGCACTTGTTCTAATGATTCTCTGGAAGGTGTCAGGTTTTGTTGGGGATCAACTGTTGTGACAGACTTTACTAAAATATTTTCCTGTGAAGTGTTTGATCCAGAAAGGACGTCTGGAATGACTTCTGTTGGTATTGTTGCTGCCACCTCTTTGGAGTTGCCAGGGGTCTCTCCAGTACCTATTATACTGGTAAATGCTGGTGTGCTTGTTATGTAAAGTGACTCTGTTGAATAATCCTCGGTCAAAAAACTATCAATAACTGTAAAATCGAATGTTTCTTGATGTGACCTTGATGTTGGATTAGTCAAATCTGGATTGTATACACTTGGTACTGTGACACCTGATCCATCTTCCTCTGCTGAAGTAATATGACTCGGTTCTTTT
It includes:
- the hapln1a gene encoding hyaluronan and proteoglycan link protein 1a — translated: MTSLLCITIFSLTLAGIAYSQPAGMSYSVKMTADLGGNVTLPCRLPQHISSFFNVGIRVKWTKIAEDEALNEDVLLSMGFHKKTYGSFEDRVYLQEQDSDDASLVMTDLSMDDSGTYRCEIINGMTDSIQEVSLEVQSEMNDGVVFPYSPPVGRYSFNFQEAVQACMDQDAVVASFEDLFRAWKSGLDWCNAGWLDDGTVQYPITKPREPCGGTEMGPGLRSYGRRDKFLSRFDVFCFATPLKGDFYWLTQPNRLNFVEAVQACHDDGAEIAKVGHMFAAWKLEGYDRCDAGWLADGSVRYPISRPRKNCSPTEAAVRFVAFPDKQERLYGVYCFTALGLSLD